A window of the Streptomyces luomodiensis genome harbors these coding sequences:
- the benB gene encoding benzoate 1,2-dioxygenase small subunit has protein sequence MTTATGETTLEDIRRFLYREARHLDDREFEKWLECYHPDAEFWMPAWADDDELTRDPRREISLIYYPSRAGLEDRVFRIRTDRSSATSLPEPRTGHNITNVEITGRDGDLLHVRFNWFTLSYRYQTTDTYFGTSYCTLDLSGPEPLIRRKKVVLKNDYVHHVVDVYHL, from the coding sequence GTGACCACGGCGACCGGCGAGACCACCCTCGAGGACATCCGGCGGTTCCTCTACCGCGAGGCCCGCCACCTCGACGACCGCGAGTTCGAGAAGTGGCTGGAGTGCTACCACCCGGACGCCGAGTTCTGGATGCCGGCCTGGGCCGACGACGACGAGCTGACCCGCGACCCGCGGCGCGAGATCTCGCTGATCTACTACCCGAGCCGGGCCGGTCTGGAGGACCGCGTCTTCCGCATCCGCACCGACCGCTCCAGCGCCACCAGCCTGCCCGAGCCGCGCACCGGCCACAACATCACCAACGTCGAGATCACCGGCCGGGACGGCGACCTGCTGCACGTGCGGTTCAACTGGTTCACCCTCTCCTACCGCTACCAGACCACCGACACCTACTTCGGCACCTCGTACTGCACGCTCGACCTCTCCGGACCCGAGCCCCTGATCCGGCGGAAGAAGGTGGTGCTGAAGAACGACTACGTGCACCACGTCGTGGACGTCTACCACCTGTGA
- the benD gene encoding benzoate diol dehydrogenase BenD, whose protein sequence is MSAHPGRFASRRVVVTGAAQGIGLAVARRLAAESAELVLVDRSELVREAAIELKAEAVTADLETYSGAASALGPHRRVDVLVNTVGGAINFKPFTAFTAEQIQAEVNRSLMPTLWCCRAVLPAMVEQGHGTIVNVSSAATRGIHRIPYSAAKGGVNALTASLALEYADAGIRVVATAPGGTQAPPRRISRGTPERRTEREEAWFQAHIDQTLASSPMGRYGTLEEQAAAICFLASDEASYITGTVLPVAGGDLG, encoded by the coding sequence GTGAGCGCGCACCCCGGCCGGTTCGCCAGCAGGAGAGTCGTGGTCACCGGTGCGGCCCAGGGCATCGGGCTGGCCGTGGCCCGGCGGCTGGCGGCCGAGTCCGCCGAGCTGGTCCTGGTGGACCGCTCCGAGCTGGTGCGGGAGGCCGCCATCGAGCTGAAGGCCGAGGCGGTCACGGCCGACCTGGAGACGTACTCCGGGGCCGCGAGCGCCCTCGGCCCGCACCGCCGGGTGGACGTCCTGGTCAACACCGTGGGCGGCGCCATCAACTTCAAGCCGTTCACCGCGTTCACGGCCGAGCAGATCCAGGCGGAGGTGAACCGCTCCCTGATGCCCACCCTGTGGTGCTGCCGCGCGGTGCTGCCCGCGATGGTCGAACAGGGCCACGGCACGATCGTCAACGTGTCCTCGGCGGCCACCAGAGGCATCCACCGCATCCCCTACTCGGCCGCCAAGGGGGGCGTCAACGCGCTCACCGCCTCGCTCGCCCTCGAGTACGCCGACGCCGGCATCCGCGTCGTCGCCACCGCGCCCGGCGGCACCCAGGCGCCCCCGCGCCGCATCTCCCGCGGCACACCGGAGCGCCGCACCGAGCGGGAGGAGGCGTGGTTCCAGGCCCATATCGACCAGACGCTCGCCTCCTCCCCGATGGGACGCTACGGCACCCTGGAGGAACAGGCCGCGGCCATCTGCTTCCTCGCCTCCGACGAAGCCTCGTACATCACCGGCACCGTGCTGCCGGTCGCCGGTGGTGATCTCGGATGA
- the benC gene encoding benzoate 1,2-dioxygenase electron transfer component BenC gives MSTSMSFQVALNFEDGITRFIDCRPDETVAEASYKARINIPLDCRDGACGTCKSLCESGRYDGGDYIDEALSDDEAAAGYCLPCQMTPHSDLVLRIPSSSAAAKTGAATHTATVTDIRRHSAGTVEFALEVDDRDALDFLPGQYVNVAVPGTDQARSYSFSSGPDQRQISFLVRTVPGGAMSEYLGERARPGDRVEFTGPMGSFYLREITRPALLLAGGTGLAPLLSMLEGLTRKPPAHPVHLLYGVTTDQDLVHLDTLEDYAEVIPGFTFDHCVADAASTARNKGFVTGLMDASTLHDGDVDVYLCGPPAMVEAVRGHIASLGVTPASFHYEKFTPALARETAEAA, from the coding sequence ATGAGCACCAGCATGTCCTTCCAGGTCGCCCTGAACTTCGAGGACGGCATCACCCGGTTCATCGACTGCCGCCCGGACGAGACCGTCGCCGAAGCCTCCTACAAGGCCCGTATCAACATCCCCCTCGACTGCCGCGACGGCGCCTGCGGCACCTGCAAGTCGCTGTGCGAGTCGGGCCGTTACGACGGCGGCGACTACATCGACGAGGCGCTGTCCGACGACGAGGCGGCGGCCGGCTACTGCCTCCCCTGCCAGATGACCCCGCACAGCGACCTCGTGCTGCGCATCCCCTCCTCCTCGGCCGCCGCGAAGACCGGCGCGGCGACGCACACCGCCACCGTCACCGACATCCGGCGGCATTCGGCCGGCACCGTCGAGTTCGCCCTGGAGGTGGACGACCGCGACGCGCTGGACTTCCTCCCCGGCCAGTACGTCAACGTGGCCGTCCCCGGGACCGACCAGGCCCGCTCGTACTCCTTCAGCTCCGGCCCGGACCAGCGGCAGATCTCCTTCCTGGTGCGGACCGTGCCGGGCGGCGCGATGTCCGAGTACCTCGGCGAGCGGGCCCGGCCCGGCGACCGCGTCGAGTTCACCGGCCCCATGGGCAGCTTCTATCTGCGCGAGATCACCCGCCCCGCCCTGCTGCTGGCGGGCGGCACCGGGCTGGCGCCGCTGCTGTCGATGCTGGAGGGGCTGACCCGCAAGCCCCCCGCGCACCCGGTCCACCTGCTCTACGGCGTCACCACCGACCAGGACCTGGTCCACCTGGACACCCTGGAGGACTACGCGGAGGTCATCCCCGGCTTCACCTTCGACCACTGTGTCGCCGACGCCGCCAGCACCGCCCGCAACAAGGGCTTCGTCACCGGCCTGATGGACGCCTCCACCCTGCACGACGGCGATGTGGACGTCTACCTGTGCGGCCCGCCCGCCATGGTCGAGGCGGTGCGCGGCCACATCGCGTCCCTCGGCGTGACCCCGGCGAGCTTCCACTACGAGAAGTTCACCCCGGCCCTCGCGCGCGAGACCGCGGAGGCGGCGTGA
- the benA gene encoding benzoate 1,2-dioxygenase large subunit, translating to MAEAFSRARTILDGALVEDPDTGTYRVRRSVFTDEELFELEMKHIFEGNWVYLAHESQIPEAGDYFTTHIGRQPVVISRDKQGELHCLINACSHRGAMLCRRKTDHRTTFTCPFHGWTFSNSGRLLKVKDPRDAGYPEQFNKDGSHDLTKVARFENYRGFLFGSLNPDVKPLTEHLGDAAVVIDMIVDQSPEGLEVLRGSSTYQYDGNWKLQAENGADGYHVSATHWNYAATQARRTSGESKNDTKTMDAGGWSKQQGGFYSFDHGHLLLWTKWLDPANRPLHSRRAELAEQVGPERADWMIGVSRNLCLYPNLYLMDQFSSQIRHFRPISVDRTEVTIYCIAPKGEPAEARAQRIRQYEDFFNATGMATPDDLEEFRSCQKTYLATAAPWNDLSRGAVHRIEGPDEAAKKIGINPVASGVRTEDEGLYPIQHGYWLDTLRKALDLEAAK from the coding sequence ATGGCCGAGGCTTTCAGCCGTGCGCGGACCATCCTCGACGGCGCCCTCGTGGAGGACCCGGACACCGGCACATACCGGGTCCGGCGGAGTGTCTTCACCGACGAGGAGCTCTTCGAGCTGGAGATGAAGCACATCTTCGAGGGCAATTGGGTCTATCTCGCGCACGAGAGCCAGATCCCGGAGGCCGGTGACTACTTCACCACCCATATCGGCCGCCAGCCCGTCGTGATCTCCCGCGACAAGCAGGGGGAACTGCACTGTCTGATCAACGCGTGCAGTCACCGGGGCGCGATGCTGTGCCGCCGAAAGACCGACCACCGCACCACCTTCACCTGCCCGTTCCACGGCTGGACGTTCAGCAACAGCGGACGGCTGCTGAAGGTGAAGGACCCGCGGGATGCCGGTTATCCCGAGCAGTTCAACAAGGACGGCTCCCACGACCTGACGAAGGTCGCCCGCTTCGAGAACTACCGCGGTTTCCTCTTCGGCAGCCTCAACCCGGACGTCAAGCCGCTGACGGAACACCTGGGGGACGCGGCCGTCGTCATCGACATGATCGTCGACCAGTCCCCGGAGGGCCTTGAGGTGCTGCGCGGCTCCTCCACCTACCAGTACGACGGCAACTGGAAGCTCCAGGCGGAGAACGGCGCCGACGGCTACCACGTCTCCGCCACCCACTGGAACTACGCCGCCACCCAGGCCCGCCGCACCTCCGGCGAGTCCAAGAACGACACCAAGACGATGGACGCGGGCGGCTGGTCCAAGCAGCAGGGCGGCTTCTACTCCTTCGACCACGGCCATCTGCTGCTGTGGACCAAGTGGCTGGACCCGGCCAACCGGCCCCTGCACAGCAGGCGTGCGGAACTGGCGGAGCAGGTCGGGCCCGAGCGCGCCGACTGGATGATCGGCGTCTCCCGGAACCTGTGCCTGTACCCCAATCTGTACCTGATGGACCAGTTCAGCTCGCAGATCCGGCACTTCCGGCCGATCTCCGTCGACAGGACAGAGGTCACCATCTACTGCATCGCCCCCAAGGGCGAGCCCGCCGAGGCCCGCGCCCAGCGCATCCGGCAGTACGAGGACTTCTTCAACGCCACCGGCATGGCCACCCCGGACGACCTGGAGGAGTTCCGCTCCTGCCAGAAGACGTACCTGGCCACCGCCGCTCCCTGGAACGACCTCAGCCGTGGCGCCGTGCACCGGATCGAGGGCCCGGACGAGGCCGCCAAGAAGATCGGCATCAACCCGGTCGCCAGTGGGGTGCGCACCGAGGACGAGGGCCTCTACCCCATCCAGCACGGCTACTGGCTCGACACCCTGCGCAAGGCCCTGGACCTGGAGGCGGCGAAGTGA